In Camelus bactrianus isolate YW-2024 breed Bactrian camel chromosome 18, ASM4877302v1, whole genome shotgun sequence, one DNA window encodes the following:
- the LOC123618559 gene encoding uncharacterized protein LOC123618559, translating to MELPMNAVDKSTKRTGLGRCRHFFWLGVAFDTVGATLLFTGVFADLLFYDLLLYLGSIIIFLSLLWWVFWYTGNIELTSEEALNRSYLLPSATILEALNQTISNRLSLTIGSISNTFLRIRRRRRRHRRRFLEGTASLNMTVTGQVENQPDQGDHDKSGMKSVKESGDVEYFGREDLPKFEAVESLKAVCSLGPDARPLGPKAGVLRFVEGQSVPLVQPFTPSSLDQPLTPAILASKSLPTVPLASKSQHLPILTSKSQPVVSLASTSQLPSGTLASRSQPAIPLASKSQPVVSLASTSQLPADTLASEILPSVSLSSQSQPLAILTTAISVASQGFPLVPVAAQSHLQIPLASQSQLQNLFQTSQTQPPPVQASEAQSLATPVSLLQLLPTQSFQTQPVDPHVAEAFQDFQALYHTQQASQSSSLVQRIGPSRSPSAPEIQEKPVAFKSLPPAGQEKPTDTASLLPESPAPGAQTQPSAPLGGRPPPSQERKRYSLAQNQTPAL from the coding sequence ATGGAGCTTCCGATGAACGCCGTCGACAAGAGTACGAAGCGGACGGGTCTGGGCCGTTGCAGGCATTTCTTTTGGCTGGGCGTCGCTTTCGACACGGTGGGCGCGACCCTGCTGTTCACCGGGGTCTTCGCCGATCTGCTCTTCTACGACCTGCTGCTCTACCTGGGTTCCATCATCATCTTCCTCAGCCTCCTCTGGTGGGTCTTCTGGTACACCGGCAACATCGAACTGACTTCCGAAGAGGCCTTGAACAGGTCCTACCTCTTGCCCTCCGCCACGATACTGGAAGCCCTGAACCAGACCATCAGCAACCGCTTGTCTTTAACCATCGGCAGCATTTCCAACACCTTTTTGCGGatccggcggcggcggcggcgtcacCGCAGGAGGTTCCTGGAAGGGACTGCTTCTCTGAATATGACTGTCACCGGCCAGGTCGAAAACCAGCCAGACCAGGGGGACCACGACAAAAGCGGGATGAAAAGTGTCAAGGAGAGCGGCGACGTTGAATACTTTGGCAGAGAGGATCTGCCCAAATTTGAGGCTGTCGAAAgtttaaaggcagtttgctcccTGGGACCTGATGCCCGTCCCCTGGGTCCTAAGGCTGGGGTGCTGAGGTTTGTTGAAGGACAATCAGTCCCTCTGGTGCAGCCATTCACTCCATCTTCTCTGGACCAGCCTCTAACTCCAGCCATCCTGGCCTCTAAGAGCCTGCCCACAGTCCCTTTGGCTTCTAAGAGCCAACATCTACCTATTCTGACTTCTAAGAGCCAGCCTGTAGTTTCCTTGGCCTCTACCAGCCAGCTCCCTTCAGGCACTCTTGCTTCTAGGAGCCAGCCTGCTATTCCCTTGGCCTCCAAGAGCCAGCCTGTAGTTTCCTTGGCCTCTACCAGTCAGCTCCCTGCAGACACTCTTGCCTCTGAGATCCTGCCTTCTGTCTCCTTGTCCTCTCAGAGTCAGCCTCTGGCCATCCTTACCACGGCTATCTCTGTGGCCTCTCAGGGCTTCCCCCTGGTACCTGTGGCTGCACAGAGCCACCTCCAGATCCCTCTGGCTTCACAGAGCCAGCTCCAGAATCTTTTTCAGACCAGTCAAACTCAGCCACCACCTGTTCAGGCTTCTGAAGCTCAGAGTCTGGCCACCCCCGTCTCTCTGCTCCAGCTTCTGCCCACTCAGTCCTTTCAGACCCAACCCGTGGACCCTCACGTGGCTGAGGCTTTCCAGGACTTTCAGGCTTTGTATCACACCCAGCAGGCCTCCCAGAGCAGCTCTTTAGTCCAAAGGATTGGACCAAGCCGGTCTCCATCTGCCCCAGAGATTCAGGAAAAGCCAGTTGCTTTCAAGAGCCTGCCACCAGCAGGCCAGGAGAAACCCACTGACACTGCATCCCTGCTCCCTGAGTCCCCAGCTCCAGGGGCTCAAACCCAGCCGTCAGCGCCCCTGGGAGGGCGCCCACCCCCGTCCCAGGAGAGGAAGCGCTATTCCCTAGCACAGAACCAGACCCCAGCCCTCTGA